The sequence below is a genomic window from Halosolutus gelatinilyticus.
GTGTACTGGTGCCGAGAGTGCGAGAAAGTGTTCCGCGACAGCCGTTGCCCCGAATGTAACCGTCGTCTCCCTGAAGTGCAGTTTTGCCGGCGTTGTCATGAACCATATGTTGAGATTGATCCCGGAAACGGTGACGAGGAGTTCGCGCCCATCAGTGTAGGATCTCCTGTTGAATCTTGCCCTGGTTGCGAAAAATGGGTGAATCTCACAGATGCGGGTGTTCCGACATCGTCTCTGCTCTCGTACATGCTAACGGAGGTCTGCCGGCACACGCCATCGAAAAAGACCCTCGTGTTCTCTGACTCACATAGCTCCGCTGAGAGCGTCGGTGATCGGATCATCGATACAGAGTACGGACTGATGGCTGAAACGCTGTATCTGCAGGAGTTAATCAAAGCTGGCGGAAAGCAAGACAACTACGAACTCTTCAATACCGTCTCGACTCGGCTTCGAGAGGAATACTGGGAACCACTCATTCAGAACGAGATCGACGAGGACGGAACGGCGTATAATTTCCTCCGCTCGTTGCTCGACGACATCGAGTCCCACGCGATGCTGCACAACTGTGAGAGCTTGTTGGATGGTGCTCTAGTCACAGCCGATGTCGTCGCTGACCTCGACGATCCGGAGGAGTTAGTTCTCGCACACGAGATATACAAGCTATTCACACTCGGCCAAGGAGCCAGCTTCACCTACAAGAAGGTCTCAATCGATGGCCTGACACGAGAGAAGCTAATCGACAGGCTGGAATCTCGGACCCGATTCACCGAGGACTGGATCGACGAACGGCTGAATCGTCTATTAAGTAGCTTCTTGGAAGACGGTATCATAACCGAGCAGCCACTTGATGAAGTGAAAACCGCGGTCAGAAACGCGAACCTCGATGACGGTCCGCGCAAACAGGTACAGGAGTACATCGAAACCGCGCGTGAGCAAATCGAATCGGCGGGTATTATGTCTGAACCTCCCGAAAGCGGTGTGTTCACCCGCATCCCGCGTATAGACAGTTCTTCACTGGAACTTGTCGAGACTGCAGCGTTCTGTGCTGACTGCTATAGTGCGTATCCAGCCGCGAGTGATGGGAGAAGTGTCGAAGTATGTCACAACTGCGGTGCGAGCCTGGAAACCTATAGACGGTTCACCCGGGGTTCCGACGGCGAACTAACTGCCGATCCCGGCTACGCACAGGTTGAGTCTGGCTGGGACTACGCTATTGACCACTGGGCCCACGACGTGACACGCCCGCTTACGAACGGAGGCGAACCAGAGTTCATCACTGTCGGAATTCACAAAAGTAACATCCCCCACACCCTCCGCGGCGCTATCGAGGAAGGGTTCCGCAAAGACGATCCGGATGTCAACATCGTGAGTGCGACGCCCACGATGGAGCTGGGGGTCGATATTGGTACACTCGATACGGTTGCGCAGGTCGGAATCCCGCCGACTTTGACGAACTACGTGCAGCGAAGTGGGCGGACGGGGCGATCCCGAGGTAGCTCTTCACTCGTTATGACCGTTATCCGGGGGAATCATCCCGTTGATGGTCACTACTACGCAAATCTCGATAGCTTCCTCAACGATTTCGAACCCGTACGGGTACCTGATCCGGAGGACTTCGACGAACTACTTGCCGGGCATGTCGTGACTGAGGTTTTTGCCTATTTAGCCAGGAATCCGCACGAGTCCGGTGTCTTCGAGCGGATGTACGCACTCTCGGAGCCGAAACACGAGAATATGGGGAGTTTCGTTAGTGCTGTCGAAAAGAACCTCGACATTCTCCAGAGATTCATCCGTGATGAGATGTGGGATACGCTGAGCTCCTATATTCGAGATATCTTCGGACAACGAGGCGTCGAAATTCTCGATGAGGTCTTTAATTCAGATGGCCCGCTCTCGATGGATCGTCGGACGGAACAAACGTTCTCGCGGCTTACCGCTGCGTCAGGGTCGTCAGACACGAACAAGAACATCACGGAACAGAACGGACGGCTTGATCGCTGGCTGGATCGATTGGGCTATCTAGCGAACTACCGGAACTTCGGTCAAGACTTCCCCGTCAAATTCACTGGCCGGCGTGAGAGTATCGAGTTCGAGGCATCTGGGAGGTTATACGATCTGTTCCCGGGTGAGGAGAACGATCACGGTGCAGTGACCACACTCCATGGAACGAAATATCTCGTCAACGACGTTCGTGGATCTTCGACGCCCCTCACCGAGATCTCGGTATGCAACAACGAGGAATGTGACCGCCCCTTCCAGAGTTATCCACCGGGCGAGACTGAATGCCCCCACTGCGGAACTGAACTTGAGGAAACGAAGGTTCACGGAATCAGTAGTGTAGAGTGCAAAACGGCGATGGGCGGGCAGCGAGGCTATAGCACCCGTGCTCTTATGTCAACATACGTCTCGGAGACCGACGCTTCTCAGAAGACTGAGGACGTCGAGCTATTCGGACTGCCAGCAGAAGTTAATTATGGTCAGCAGGAGGTCACGGACTTCGTATATGCCTTCGAGCGCCGCCACACGAACAGTCCTGACAAAACTATCCTTCGCTCTGAGGCTCTAATCGAACGCGAGTCGAGTTCTTCCACGGAGGACCAGAGCTGGGAGGAGATGCTGGAAGACGTAGAAGAGGAAGTCTATCGACCCGTCGGTCAGCAGTATCACACTCAGGGTGTAACGGTCCAATTTGAGCGGGACGCGTTCGAAGAGCGCTACGAACGGACGACCCACGAAACGAAATCTTGGCCACAGGCGCTCGTCAGTCTTCAACAAGCATTGGAAAAAGCGATTGCAATAGTCGCAGAGTGTGACCGCTCCGACTTCCGGGTCAAGGCGATGCGCACGGCGAACACGGTTGACGTCCATATCGTGGACAGCCGCCAAGGAGGAAACGGGGTCACGTGGCAGGTTCTGCAGAGCCTGTCTGATTTGGAAGCCAGGGTCGTTGAGGTCGCCGATTGTGACCGTTGCGTGGATTACTGCGATGAGTGTCTCCTACTGGCTCGTACTCCTGCGTACTACCTCGAAAAAAATCTCTTGGATCGCCGGATGCTCGCAGCGACCGTCGGGAAAGACGAAGCAGAGGTGGAGAGCATATGAAACCGGAAGCGCTCTTGGACAAATTGACTCGTAATCAGGTCGCGTTCGCTCACGAGCCCGTCAGCAACTCACGCTGGTGGATGCTCCGAACTCTCCCTGCATTACAGTATCTCGGGATCGATCACTTCACATTCCCCACATCGTGGCGTCAGCTCGCACAGGGAGGGTCGCAGTACGACTACCTCGATTACGAATACCACGTCACTGGTAATATGGAATTGCCGGACGGCGCAGACCTTTGTGTCATCACAAATGAACACTACGAAACTGAGACATCGTACTCCATCGAACATTTAGTCAATAGGTTCACCTCAAGAGAGGGCACACTCGTAGTGATCGCAGATTCTCCACAATTCACGCCCATCGGCGGACAGCGTCCACTGTACCAGGAGCAGTTCACGGAACGAATTGGTAGCGTCGAATCGTTCTACGAGGCATTCAAACAACAGTATCGGAGGTATGATTGGGGCATGCCTCTGATAGATACTAAGAACGTGTTCATTCAGGACAATGCAAATCTCTACGAGCTTGTGGCAGGAGACTCTATTAGCCGCGCAGAACAGTTGTTTGACGTCCTTCCCGATGCTCCTTACCTGCCCCTATATAGTGTTTTCAGCGACATCTTTGCACGGCCGGATGAATACGGAAGCGTACCACTGAATACGGAAGACGAGGTTCCTGGATTGGGACGATGGCTTCGGCGGCGTATTGAGTGGGATCGACAGACGAGTACCTCAATCGCTCGTGAGTTGAACCGGGCCGTCTCACGGGACGGTAGTGTGTTCGACCCATCCTATGCCCGGCGGAGCCCTGCGATGCAGAAAGCGAGAGATAGCACGAGCAAACTTGACCCCCAAGACAATCCTATCGACGCCAGATACCAGGACTTTCTCACGACGGAGGCACTATGACAGAAGGATACATTCTCAACACGGTTCAGACTCCAGGCCCACTACGGACGGTCTATGACTCAATAGACCGGGGTAATACGACTGAAGAAGAGATCGCTGACGACACTGATCTTCCAGAAGACCTGCGCAGCCAGGGAGTTCGGGGGCTTCAGGAGTTGGGTATGATCGGGAGGCGGGAACCCGACTATTATACGGCTGAATTTGCCTGGGAAACGGGTAATCGAGATCTTGACTTCCGAATGACTGCACTCCACAACTTGGCGATAGAAGCGACACCGGGTGAGTGGGGGAAGCAATCGGTCGTTCTGCTCAACTACCAGTACCTCTTACAGGAGGACATTCAACACCTCCATGCGAGTGACCAAGTTCTGTATGAGGCTATAGACAAATGGGAACACGAACAGCGCGAATACCGACCTCGGTCCCAACAAGGCCCCATCACACTCAACGAGCCCAAGTTCGTCAACTGGACCCGACTAGCTGATTTCCTCGGATTAATCGAGAAAGCCACCGGCCGCGAATACGTCGTATATCCCGACCCTGAGATGATTTTAGAATCCCTTCGAATCGCCACTGGTGACGAGAGACGGATCGCCATCCAAGAGTACATAGACTGGCTTCGGGAGAACCTTCTACTGATCAATCTTACTGGTGAGCGGGACGTCCCCGCACCCTTCGCCCGTACACTCTACAACTTGATTCGGGAGGAGAAAATCAAGCTGGTCGAATATGGTGATGCTGGCGTAGTTCGGCTAGATCGCTCCCCACGACGGTCCGGCATGGAGAAAGACGCGAATTCAATCGAGGTGATCGCATGAGTTCTTCTGAAGAGATACCGGGAGGGCCACTGTGGTGTCCACATTTCCAGAAGATCGATGAACGAACCCTGAGACAACTCTTCAGTAAGGTCGCAGCAGTACGATCCGAAAACCGAGAGCTCTTCGATTTCACTCACCGTAGAATCGAAGTTTTCCGTGGGACGAGCACAGAAGACACTGAGAAGTGGGGTGAAGAGAGGGTCTATCAGCTCTTTTCCGAGGACGAACTCGGAAACTTCGTTGTCGTCATCGAAGGTGAAGTAGGGACGGGTAAATCCGAACTGTGTGCGTATCTCTCCCACCAGTTGAACGACGACGGTCGTCCCATCCTCCACATCGACAAGGACGACGATCTCATGTCTATTCTCTCGGAACGTATTCCGGAGTTCTATCAGGAGCACTTTGAGGAACCTCTCCCAGGAGCGTCTGAATTCAAACAGCTCAGGGACGATATCACGAACAACCCCCAGACTGTCGCTAACAACGCTACTTCAGGTGCACTACTGAACCTGGGTAGACAGGGCTACGAGACTACCCATACAAGGGAAGACGAGGAGGCCATTCGGGATTTCATCCAGGAAAAGCTACAGCTCCTCGTTGAACGCGGGGAGTACGCTCGTGAGATCAAATTCATTACTGAGGGCGAGTACAAACAACAAGAGGAACTCCGCGTCTTCCCCGATCACGTCGCTGCTGATGAGGCGGTCGAATCCTTTAATAAGGAGTTGTGGCGCGAGATCCGCGACAGGTACGACACCGCGTCGTTAGATGACGTGCTCGAATACGTCGGCAGTCAGTTCGAGGATACCCGGCCAGTAATCGTTTTCGAGGACTTCGCTATAGCCTCTATGGAGGCCGAGCGGCTCCGTAACTACATGGAGCGAGATAAACCAGATGACAACTGGGACTTCGTCGTCGCGGGAACGCGAGACTCGACGGAAGTGCTCCATACGCGAACGGCCGAGGATCGATTCGAATTCTTCCAAACAAACAAGGGACACTCGAAGAACGTTCTATTCCTCGACGAGTCGTCTGCTGTTGACTTCGCCCGTCCATATCTCGGCTACATCAAAGCCCACGACGATAGCGTTCGATACGATAGAGAGAATGGCGACTTCGAACTGCTGC
It includes:
- a CDS encoding DEAD/DEAH box helicase; this encodes MTKLNQVNGITNAQSFVENDLIEQKGPYVEFVDAPEFHDQPASEFLKGLGYRDEIIDAVNEELFGGKEGSLYQHQAEMIEQIETTDRDNVLAVPTATGKTEAFFFPILNHCLSTQEDGLKSIILYPMKTLGVDQLNRFIAYLDQINRYRNSDERITIGIWDGDTPTRVGTRDHEVEPGSYIRGLEDPRNPDDKLRVLGETNVGTDDNQYPWIRVTRDSIRRGVDILLTVPEALDYMFISDNDETRDVLGNTPGEHPVEHIVFDEAHVWSGIQGAAVSLLSRRLKHFYDDRDPQISMVSATVDNPRELASSLTGTDEDEINTIGFTGRDFPTLGEPDFGRFSPCDIADLVHVLALAVGDIDDPTSHLREYDLEDALSTAREVGLVADEKIEIETNIGGWATDAIETRLLSLARTEFDDIESVLNSVKGRNELVEAVIDESGTNSGWYEYVLTNVPEVAAFATWFETDTTGVVGFKSYNQLLTRARNQGVEDPEGVIETVMAFGRLAGVVTEKYHVFLKPPYKVYWCRECEKVFRDSRCPECNRRLPEVQFCRRCHEPYVEIDPGNGDEEFAPISVGSPVESCPGCEKWVNLTDAGVPTSSLLSYMLTEVCRHTPSKKTLVFSDSHSSAESVGDRIIDTEYGLMAETLYLQELIKAGGKQDNYELFNTVSTRLREEYWEPLIQNEIDEDGTAYNFLRSLLDDIESHAMLHNCESLLDGALVTADVVADLDDPEELVLAHEIYKLFTLGQGASFTYKKVSIDGLTREKLIDRLESRTRFTEDWIDERLNRLLSSFLEDGIITEQPLDEVKTAVRNANLDDGPRKQVQEYIETAREQIESAGIMSEPPESGVFTRIPRIDSSSLELVETAAFCADCYSAYPAASDGRSVEVCHNCGASLETYRRFTRGSDGELTADPGYAQVESGWDYAIDHWAHDVTRPLTNGGEPEFITVGIHKSNIPHTLRGAIEEGFRKDDPDVNIVSATPTMELGVDIGTLDTVAQVGIPPTLTNYVQRSGRTGRSRGSSSLVMTVIRGNHPVDGHYYANLDSFLNDFEPVRVPDPEDFDELLAGHVVTEVFAYLARNPHESGVFERMYALSEPKHENMGSFVSAVEKNLDILQRFIRDEMWDTLSSYIRDIFGQRGVEILDEVFNSDGPLSMDRRTEQTFSRLTAASGSSDTNKNITEQNGRLDRWLDRLGYLANYRNFGQDFPVKFTGRRESIEFEASGRLYDLFPGEENDHGAVTTLHGTKYLVNDVRGSSTPLTEISVCNNEECDRPFQSYPPGETECPHCGTELEETKVHGISSVECKTAMGGQRGYSTRALMSTYVSETDASQKTEDVELFGLPAEVNYGQQEVTDFVYAFERRHTNSPDKTILRSEALIERESSSSTEDQSWEEMLEDVEEEVYRPVGQQYHTQGVTVQFERDAFEERYERTTHETKSWPQALVSLQQALEKAIAIVAECDRSDFRVKAMRTANTVDVHIVDSRQGGNGVTWQVLQSLSDLEARVVEVADCDRCVDYCDECLLLARTPAYYLEKNLLDRRMLAATVGKDEAEVESI